One Acidobacteriota bacterium DNA window includes the following coding sequences:
- a CDS encoding FtsX-like permease family protein → MSSVSVKLARRELSRGIRGFWIYLACLALGTAAIAAAGSVTETFSRGVAGEARTLLGADARFSTAQRRATDEERRFAEGLGTISETASLDVMGAANGVRAQVDVRAVDNGYPLIGTAKLSGGEADLQTALKRRDERWGVVVTRSFLEKFGANIGDAVEIGPVDGVITARLDAAPDRIGTPGALGPEAMVALDALVEAGRLTPSQLFRADIRILFKPGEVLDDARKQFEETFPDGGARLRAPEDAVDGLQNLLRTLNSFLAIIGIAALVSGGVGVAQATSAFLASRTQSIAVLKVFGADAATIRTAYLLQLGALAFAGALAGTALGAAAPYLLSLFAGSSIPIPQALALYPLPVLKALLLGLLAAAVFAVPEIGRARSTKPSALFRETSQTGKARAPWLEVSWAIGAAALLAAIAVATSYRPMLTAMLLVGALLSAGIFAGAAWIVKGIARKLARSARGFWRIALANLGGPGSLAPLIVPSLGLGLVLLVLVVSVQTNLIRQISSTAPANAPSLVFSQIPNEKVEAFDEVVSAAGIDTSDPDRFRQAPFVLARVFALKGKPLVETDVAESERWVVRGETSLTYLDEQPPETELVAGEWWPAGYSGPLLVSVEFDAARGLSIGVGDTIGYRIAGREITAKVASLRKADWGQFGIGSNTAFILSPGTLEAMSPSFVAIAKATPEQESAVIAALGKDLREVVVFQTRPALETAARLFGQIAAAVNAAAGIVTLAGLLVLVGTFAALARRRRREAALLKVFGASQGEILRLYAAEFGLAAGVAALLGTAIGVAAAYPVVVFVFEAKWSLPWQPAAAVIASAVALAAAGGAAAGYSALSRRPADVLRTP, encoded by the coding sequence ATGAGCAGCGTTTCGGTGAAGCTGGCGCGCCGCGAACTTTCGAGGGGCATCCGGGGGTTCTGGATCTACCTCGCCTGCCTCGCCCTCGGCACGGCGGCCATCGCGGCGGCAGGCTCGGTGACGGAGACCTTCTCCCGGGGCGTGGCCGGCGAAGCCCGCACCTTGCTCGGCGCCGACGCCCGGTTCTCGACCGCGCAGCGCCGGGCGACAGACGAAGAGCGCCGCTTCGCGGAGGGGCTTGGCACGATTTCGGAGACCGCCTCGCTCGATGTCATGGGCGCCGCGAACGGCGTGCGGGCGCAAGTTGACGTGCGCGCGGTCGACAATGGCTATCCGCTGATCGGGACCGCAAAGCTGTCCGGCGGCGAAGCCGACCTTCAGACGGCGCTGAAACGGAGGGACGAGCGGTGGGGCGTGGTGGTCACCCGGTCGTTCCTCGAAAAGTTCGGCGCTAACATTGGCGACGCTGTGGAGATAGGACCGGTGGACGGCGTGATCACGGCGCGCCTCGACGCGGCCCCGGACCGCATCGGCACGCCCGGCGCCCTCGGGCCGGAAGCCATGGTGGCGCTGGACGCGCTGGTCGAGGCAGGCCGCCTGACGCCGAGCCAGCTCTTCCGGGCTGACATCCGCATCCTGTTCAAACCCGGCGAAGTGTTGGACGATGCACGGAAGCAGTTCGAAGAGACTTTTCCCGATGGCGGCGCGCGCCTGCGCGCCCCGGAAGACGCCGTCGACGGGCTGCAAAACCTGCTCCGGACACTGAACAGTTTTCTCGCCATCATCGGCATTGCGGCGCTCGTTTCGGGCGGCGTCGGCGTGGCACAGGCCACGTCCGCTTTCCTTGCCTCCCGGACGCAGTCGATCGCTGTGCTGAAAGTGTTCGGGGCCGATGCCGCCACGATCCGGACGGCTTACCTGCTGCAACTGGGCGCCCTCGCATTTGCCGGCGCCTTAGCAGGCACAGCGCTGGGCGCCGCCGCGCCTTACCTGCTCTCTTTGTTTGCCGGCAGCTCCATTCCAATTCCTCAGGCGCTGGCGCTTTATCCGCTGCCCGTGTTGAAGGCGCTGCTCCTCGGCTTGCTGGCCGCAGCGGTGTTCGCCGTGCCCGAGATCGGGCGGGCGCGGTCAACGAAGCCATCGGCCCTGTTCCGCGAAACAAGCCAGACGGGCAAGGCGCGCGCGCCCTGGCTGGAGGTCTCGTGGGCCATTGGCGCCGCAGCGCTGCTCGCCGCGATTGCGGTAGCAACCAGCTACCGCCCGATGCTCACGGCCATGCTGCTTGTCGGCGCGCTGCTCTCGGCGGGCATTTTTGCCGGCGCGGCCTGGATCGTCAAAGGCATTGCGCGCAAACTTGCCAGAAGCGCGCGCGGGTTCTGGCGCATCGCGCTCGCCAACCTTGGGGGACCGGGTTCGCTTGCGCCGCTGATCGTGCCGTCCCTTGGCCTTGGACTGGTGTTGCTGGTGCTGGTCGTCTCGGTACAGACAAACCTGATACGGCAAATTTCTTCGACGGCGCCGGCCAATGCGCCGTCGCTGGTTTTCTCTCAGATCCCGAACGAGAAAGTGGAGGCCTTCGACGAAGTCGTGTCGGCGGCCGGAATCGATACCAGCGATCCTGACCGCTTCCGGCAGGCCCCGTTCGTGCTCGCCCGCGTGTTCGCGCTCAAGGGCAAGCCGCTTGTCGAGACAGATGTGGCAGAGTCCGAGCGCTGGGTTGTGCGCGGCGAGACGAGCCTGACCTATCTGGACGAACAACCGCCGGAGACGGAACTTGTAGCCGGCGAATGGTGGCCGGCCGGCTATTCGGGTCCGCTGCTCGTTTCCGTCGAGTTCGATGCCGCGCGCGGGCTCAGTATCGGCGTCGGCGACACGATCGGCTACCGCATTGCGGGGCGCGAGATCACCGCAAAGGTCGCTTCGCTGCGCAAGGCGGACTGGGGCCAGTTCGGCATCGGCTCGAACACGGCGTTCATCCTGTCGCCCGGCACACTTGAAGCCATGAGCCCGTCCTTCGTGGCGATTGCGAAGGCCACTCCGGAGCAGGAAAGCGCCGTCATCGCGGCGCTCGGAAAGGACCTGCGCGAAGTGGTCGTGTTCCAGACGCGCCCGGCGCTCGAGACGGCCGCGCGCCTGTTCGGCCAGATCGCCGCAGCGGTGAACGCCGCCGCCGGGATCGTGACACTGGCGGGCCTGCTGGTGCTGGTCGGAACGTTCGCCGCGCTCGCACGCCGCCGGCGGCGCGAAGCGGCCCTGCTCAAAGTGTTCGGCGCATCGCAGGGCGAAATCCTGCGCCTTTACGCGGCCGAGTTCGGGCTGGCCGCAGGGGTGGCTGCCCTGCTCGGCACCGCGATCGGCGTCGCGGCGGCTTATCCGGTCGTGGTGTTTGTGTTCGAGGCGAAGTGGTCCCTGCCCTGGCAGCCGGCGGCGGCCGTGATCGCGTCCGCCGTCGCCCTCGCGGCCGCGGGCGGCGCGGCTGCGGGCTATTCGGCGCTGTCGCGTAGGCCGGCCGACGTGCTCAGAACGCCGTGA
- a CDS encoding thiol reductase thioredoxin, giving the protein MASDKDRNILCLACGAVNRLPADKSLSGAKCGRCAATLATPEPVDITSQQLADLQSKDTGAYLLDVWAQWCGPCRMMAPHYRAAAGRLSSDVRFFKLDSDQNREAAARLQIRGIPTLFGWSGGKLIANQPGAQTGAALETWIRKAFTLA; this is encoded by the coding sequence ATGGCATCCGACAAAGACCGGAATATCCTGTGCCTGGCCTGCGGCGCGGTCAATCGTCTGCCGGCTGACAAGTCGCTGTCAGGCGCGAAGTGTGGCCGCTGCGCTGCAACGCTGGCAACGCCGGAGCCCGTTGACATCACCTCCCAGCAACTCGCTGATCTCCAGTCGAAGGACACCGGCGCCTATCTGCTGGATGTCTGGGCGCAGTGGTGCGGGCCGTGCCGGATGATGGCGCCGCACTACCGCGCCGCCGCTGGCAGGCTGAGCTCCGACGTGCGCTTCTTCAAACTGGACTCCGACCAGAACAGGGAAGCTGCAGCCCGTCTCCAGATCCGCGGCATACCCACACTCTTCGGCTGGAGCGGCGGCAAGCTCATCGCCAACCAGCCCGGCGCCCAGACCGGGGCAGCGCTTGAGACCTGGATCCGCAAAGCCTTCACACTCGCCTGA